From Deferrisoma camini S3R1, the proteins below share one genomic window:
- a CDS encoding energy-coupling factor transporter transmembrane component T family protein — translation MGPLSGARPRPSALVQADPRAKLAACTGVLAGALGAGSAGLALAAAVVTVGWYGARLGVRPLVRGVRPVGGLLAFTLLFHLFATPGMPLPGTRWLPVPPTVEGLVAGLGVCARLGLAVVAARLLTAVTPPRDLVDALLWVLSPLERWGLPMAEAGLSLLVALRAAPLVLSEARALAAAVSARCPTGRTRLWLLCHGTEALTRRVLTRARWTARALASRGWTPGRIGSDRRVRRRGVDAVLWGLGGSLFVMGIVW, via the coding sequence GTGGGGCCGCTCTCCGGGGCGCGGCCGCGCCCCTCGGCCCTGGTCCAGGCGGATCCCCGGGCCAAGCTGGCCGCCTGCACGGGCGTGCTGGCCGGGGCGCTGGGGGCCGGATCGGCCGGGCTGGCCCTGGCGGCGGCGGTGGTGACCGTCGGGTGGTACGGCGCCCGGTTGGGGGTGCGGCCGCTCGTGCGGGGGGTGCGGCCGGTGGGGGGGCTTCTGGCGTTCACCCTGCTGTTCCATCTGTTCGCCACCCCCGGCATGCCCCTGCCCGGAACCCGGTGGCTGCCGGTGCCGCCCACCGTCGAGGGTCTGGTCGCCGGCCTGGGGGTGTGCGCCCGGCTGGGCCTGGCCGTGGTGGCGGCCCGGCTCCTCACCGCGGTCACCCCGCCCCGGGATCTGGTGGACGCCCTCCTGTGGGTTCTCTCGCCGCTGGAACGATGGGGTCTGCCCATGGCCGAGGCGGGCCTGAGCCTGTTGGTGGCGCTTCGGGCCGCACCGCTGGTGCTGTCGGAGGCCCGGGCGCTCGCGGCCGCGGTGTCGGCGCGGTGCCCGACCGGCCGGACCCGCCTGTGGCTCCTGTGCCACGGCACCGAGGCGTTGACGAGGCGGGTGCTCACCCGGGCCCGGTGGACCGCCCGGGCCCTGGCGAGCCGGGGGTGGACCCCGGGCCGGATCGGGTCCGACCGTCGGGTCCGTCGGAGGGGGGTGGACGCGGTTCTCTGGGGCCTGGGGGGAAGCCTGTTCGTGATGGGGATCGTGTGGTGA
- the truA gene encoding tRNA pseudouridine(38-40) synthase TruA has product MSGSERNIALVLEYDGTGYGGWQVQPNAPSIQAEVESALETLLKSRVRVTASGRTDAGVHALGQVVHFRTRGRIPLKGLFHGLNSLLPPAVAVRRVHEMPPEFDARRSAREKTYRYRIHRAAAPSAFARPFSWRLTGPLDLTAMAEAGRRLVGTHDFAAFRAAGCGAVTTVRTVTAVDLIRRGEFLEIEVTGNGFLRHMVRIMVGTLVEVGRGRMTVGDVADLLARPDRERAGPTAPARGLVLVGVRYGTSPLGSFP; this is encoded by the coding sequence GTGAGCGGGTCGGAGCGAAACATCGCCCTGGTTCTCGAGTACGACGGCACCGGGTACGGCGGCTGGCAGGTGCAGCCCAACGCGCCGTCGATCCAGGCCGAGGTGGAGTCGGCCCTGGAGACGCTGCTGAAGAGCCGGGTCCGGGTCACCGCCTCGGGCCGAACCGATGCCGGGGTGCACGCCCTGGGCCAGGTGGTCCACTTCCGGACCCGGGGCCGCATCCCCCTGAAGGGGCTGTTCCACGGCCTGAACAGCCTCTTGCCCCCGGCCGTTGCGGTGCGCCGGGTCCACGAGATGCCCCCGGAGTTCGACGCCCGCCGCAGCGCCCGGGAGAAGACCTACCGGTACCGGATCCACCGGGCCGCCGCTCCGTCCGCCTTCGCCAGACCCTTCAGCTGGCGCCTCACGGGGCCGCTGGACCTGACCGCCATGGCCGAGGCCGGGCGGCGGCTCGTGGGAACCCACGACTTTGCCGCCTTTCGGGCTGCGGGGTGCGGAGCCGTCACCACGGTGCGAACGGTCACGGCCGTGGACCTGATCCGGCGAGGGGAGTTCCTGGAGATCGAGGTCACGGGGAACGGGTTCTTGCGTCACATGGTCCGGATCATGGTGGGAACGCTGGTGGAGGTGGGCCGGGGCCGGATGACGGTGGGGGACGTCGCCGATCTGCTGGCCCGGCCGGACCGGGAGCGGGCCGGGCCCACCGCGCCGGCCCGGGGCCTGGTGCTCGTGGGCGTGCGCTACGGCACGAGCCCCTTGGGGTCGTTTCCGTGA
- a CDS encoding DUF4175 family protein produces the protein MNPATQVLTRIARVQARSRRVAAVRAGAAFLVGAGSMVLASVAVLAWAPAEAGPGIAAVFLAGAIVTGVGAARRAWLAARPIGSPQEAAEAISVLCPDRRRDLEAAADLARWGPEGARARGASPELVEAAVRAGAEALGGVAPERVVPSGPARRAAGWGVAVAVAAVLALVGGPERARTGWARLVSGGEPAPVSVGNLVLELFPPGYTGLAPQRIEGSDGSFEAYPGTRVVLSGRLSRSVGSGLWEGPAGETAALDLAGRGFRVSWLVSKAGGYRLRFWDGKREVPSDFGTGSVALRRDRPPVVELVEPEGDLERFRDQEIRVRFRARDDFRVESAEVVLQGDAEVRVPVRLRPGPSVEGEARILPLAHPELGAGAHLRVEARDGDTVSGPKVGLSRSVYVSFLDARKLRGDIENLEERLLDGVLDVLADLLEAAPDADPTPVREKARALLTLLDELAERVRLAAEDGAAGAVAVLGVEAGLRTALGPFAAGGPGGEALVEELERDALFLDRLLRDLRMEEALGLGDEIAALQRSLFDDLQRGADPKDLVERVEQIQDLLARMAQQLGRSAREMPDAFANADAVANMPRSELEEQLQQLRAALAAGDQERARALAAQILETLSRWLSALEEAAQGAARQEVDPVLAELGEAEAELGELAADQEKLLGQTRDVGRKVSARAWEEFQRSAREGFLARQEERLRRVEQAARQMAREAPRTGLHGAASPGMSPLDLFEKERAVTGAARELRQALAEDWASARTALEALEAAVEDLRRGVEQGVDPDSPARPRIGRSADTARENLEAIRRDLDAIAQERLRSVSPEEAARLAEAARRQAELRNRAGDLAQRLEELGRQTPFLGPEAAERVRSAGDRMGRAGGRLGQGDPFGAVPPQVGALEDLAGAAQRLRQARQRLEQAGQGGGMALLRRPGGRGMGRDVDRGPVEIPRDTQAQELRAFRQEVLRAMREGRPPPGYEEAVERYYERLIR, from the coding sequence GTGAACCCGGCGACCCAGGTGCTGACCCGGATCGCCCGGGTGCAGGCCCGGAGCCGCAGGGTGGCCGCGGTGCGGGCCGGGGCCGCGTTCCTGGTCGGGGCGGGCTCGATGGTGCTCGCGTCCGTGGCGGTGCTGGCCTGGGCTCCGGCCGAGGCCGGTCCCGGGATCGCGGCCGTGTTCCTGGCCGGTGCGATCGTGACGGGCGTGGGGGCGGCACGCCGGGCGTGGCTGGCCGCCCGGCCGATCGGTTCGCCCCAGGAGGCGGCCGAGGCGATCTCCGTTCTGTGCCCGGACCGGAGGCGGGACCTGGAGGCCGCGGCCGATCTCGCCCGGTGGGGCCCCGAGGGGGCCCGGGCCCGGGGGGCGAGCCCCGAGCTGGTGGAGGCGGCGGTGCGGGCCGGGGCCGAGGCCCTGGGGGGCGTGGCTCCGGAGAGGGTGGTGCCCTCGGGCCCTGCCCGGCGGGCGGCGGGATGGGGGGTGGCCGTGGCTGTGGCCGCGGTACTGGCCCTGGTCGGGGGGCCGGAGCGCGCCCGCACCGGTTGGGCCCGACTCGTGAGCGGAGGGGAGCCGGCCCCGGTGTCCGTCGGGAACCTGGTGCTCGAGCTGTTCCCCCCGGGGTACACCGGGCTCGCCCCCCAGCGGATCGAGGGGTCGGACGGCTCGTTCGAGGCCTACCCCGGCACCCGCGTCGTGCTCTCGGGCCGGCTGTCCCGGTCCGTGGGCTCGGGGCTGTGGGAGGGGCCGGCCGGCGAGACGGCGGCCCTGGATCTGGCGGGCCGGGGGTTCCGGGTGTCGTGGCTGGTCTCCAAGGCCGGCGGCTACCGGTTGCGGTTTTGGGATGGCAAGCGGGAGGTCCCCTCGGACTTTGGGACGGGGTCGGTCGCGCTCCGACGGGACCGGCCGCCCGTGGTGGAGCTGGTGGAGCCCGAAGGCGATCTGGAGCGGTTCCGGGACCAGGAGATCCGGGTTCGGTTCCGCGCCCGGGACGACTTCCGGGTGGAGTCGGCCGAGGTGGTCCTGCAGGGGGATGCGGAGGTGCGGGTGCCGGTTCGGCTCCGGCCGGGTCCGTCGGTGGAGGGCGAGGCTCGGATCCTTCCCCTGGCTCACCCCGAGCTCGGTGCCGGCGCCCATCTGCGGGTGGAGGCCCGGGACGGGGACACGGTCTCCGGCCCCAAGGTCGGGTTGAGCCGGTCGGTGTACGTGTCGTTCCTCGACGCTCGCAAGCTTCGGGGCGACATCGAGAACCTGGAGGAGCGGCTCCTGGACGGGGTGCTGGACGTCCTGGCCGACCTGCTCGAGGCCGCGCCGGACGCCGACCCCACCCCGGTCCGGGAGAAGGCCCGGGCCCTGCTCACCCTGCTGGACGAGCTGGCCGAGCGGGTGCGGCTGGCCGCGGAGGACGGGGCGGCCGGGGCGGTGGCCGTCCTCGGGGTGGAGGCCGGGCTGCGGACGGCCCTGGGGCCGTTCGCGGCCGGGGGCCCGGGGGGGGAGGCCCTGGTGGAGGAGCTGGAGCGGGACGCCCTGTTCCTGGACCGGCTCCTCCGGGACCTGCGCATGGAGGAGGCCCTGGGGCTGGGGGACGAGATCGCGGCCCTTCAACGCAGCCTGTTCGACGACCTCCAGCGGGGGGCCGACCCCAAGGACCTGGTCGAGCGGGTGGAGCAGATCCAGGACCTGCTGGCCCGGATGGCCCAGCAGCTCGGCCGCAGCGCCCGGGAGATGCCCGATGCCTTCGCCAACGCGGACGCCGTGGCGAACATGCCCCGCAGCGAGCTGGAGGAGCAGCTCCAACAGCTTCGGGCCGCCCTGGCCGCCGGCGATCAGGAGCGGGCCCGGGCCCTGGCCGCCCAGATCCTCGAGACCCTGAGCCGTTGGCTCTCGGCCCTGGAGGAGGCGGCCCAGGGCGCGGCCCGGCAGGAGGTGGATCCGGTGCTGGCCGAGCTTGGAGAGGCCGAGGCCGAGCTGGGAGAGCTGGCTGCGGACCAGGAAAAGCTGCTGGGCCAGACCCGGGACGTGGGTCGGAAGGTATCGGCCCGGGCCTGGGAGGAGTTCCAACGGTCCGCACGCGAAGGGTTCCTGGCCCGCCAGGAGGAGCGCCTCCGAAGGGTGGAGCAGGCCGCCCGCCAGATGGCCCGCGAAGCCCCCCGGACCGGGCTCCACGGCGCGGCCTCCCCGGGGATGAGCCCCCTGGACCTGTTCGAGAAGGAACGGGCCGTGACCGGCGCCGCGAGGGAGCTGCGTCAGGCCCTGGCAGAGGACTGGGCCTCGGCCAGGACCGCCCTCGAGGCCCTGGAGGCGGCCGTGGAGGACCTGCGGCGGGGAGTGGAGCAGGGGGTGGACCCCGACTCCCCGGCCCGGCCGCGGATCGGCCGGTCGGCGGACACGGCCCGGGAGAACCTGGAGGCGATCCGGCGCGACCTGGACGCCATCGCCCAGGAGCGGCTGCGGTCGGTGAGCCCGGAGGAGGCGGCCCGCCTGGCCGAGGCGGCCCGGCGGCAGGCCGAGCTCCGGAACCGGGCCGGGGACCTGGCCCAACGCCTGGAGGAGCTGGGCCGCCAGACCCCGTTCCTCGGCCCGGAGGCTGCCGAGCGGGTTCGTTCGGCGGGCGATCGCATGGGTCGGGCCGGAGGCCGGCTGGGCCAGGGGGACCCGTTCGGCGCGGTGCCGCCCCAGGTGGGGGCCCTGGAGGACCTCGCCGGCGCGGCCCAGCGGCTGCGGCAGGCCCGCCAGCGCCTGGAGCAGGCCGGGCAGGGGGGCGGCATGGCCCTGCTGCGCCGGCCCGGGGGCCGCGGCATGGGACGGGACGTGGACCGGGGGCCGGTGGAGATCCCCCGGGACACCCAGGCCCAGGAGCTTCGGGCGTTCCGCCAGGAGGTGCTGCGGGCCATGCGGGAGGGCCGGCCGCCCCCGGGGTACGAGGAGGCCGTGGAGCGCTACTACGAGCGCCTGATCCGGTGA
- a CDS encoding peptidase MA family metallohydrolase — translation MAALLLGALWVGAARGAEVYGVSARDLGLYLGSNLLASWRVAEARQWVDRLAAERPDDPQVRALEARVLFFEGRYAEARDLLEEVGAEGPFRDLVETTWARTRSMRARAGGGFRVFWDDPKDEILVDPALEGLARAREAVAERLGFDPAGEEVRVEIYPTAAAFTDVSTLTRKEVETSGTIGLCKFNRIMITSPRATLWGYRWRDTLCHEYVHLAVYRLSRGQAPIWVHEGVAKYLEGAWRGEAGEVGPAGRALLARRMREGTLISLEEMSPSVAKLPSAEDTALAFAEVGTMMAFLVQQRGPDALQRLVEGIGDGLGDREALAAVWGGPFDAFDRAWREWVEAQGFSEDPVEVLGLHLADRGGEGEEPSDAPDPQARDYLRLGDLLRGKGRMAAAAVEYEKAYASAPRAPGVASRHVLGLLTRGRFDEAVSVADQALRLYPDLAVLWYRKALALWELDRPGEALDALDEVLEINPFHLPTRRLRAQVLDRLGRPDAARAEAEVVALLEGGPAEPRPHGRVTRRSTRPLRGRD, via the coding sequence GTGGCCGCACTGCTCCTGGGTGCCCTGTGGGTCGGGGCGGCGCGGGGCGCCGAGGTGTACGGCGTGTCGGCCCGAGACCTGGGGCTGTACCTCGGCAGCAACCTCCTGGCCTCCTGGAGGGTGGCCGAGGCCCGGCAGTGGGTGGACCGCCTGGCCGCCGAGCGGCCCGACGACCCGCAGGTGCGGGCGCTGGAGGCCCGCGTGCTGTTCTTCGAGGGGCGTTACGCCGAGGCACGGGACCTGCTGGAGGAGGTGGGGGCCGAGGGGCCGTTCCGGGACCTGGTGGAGACCACCTGGGCCCGGACCCGGTCCATGCGGGCCCGGGCCGGCGGGGGGTTCCGGGTGTTTTGGGACGATCCCAAGGACGAGATCCTGGTGGACCCGGCCCTGGAGGGCCTGGCCCGGGCCCGGGAGGCCGTGGCCGAGCGGCTGGGGTTCGATCCGGCCGGGGAGGAGGTGCGGGTGGAGATCTACCCCACCGCGGCCGCGTTCACCGACGTGTCCACCCTGACCCGGAAGGAGGTGGAGACCTCGGGCACCATCGGGCTGTGCAAGTTCAACCGGATCATGATCACGAGCCCCCGGGCGACCCTGTGGGGATACCGGTGGCGCGACACCCTGTGCCACGAGTACGTGCACCTGGCCGTGTACCGGTTGAGCCGGGGCCAGGCGCCCATCTGGGTCCACGAAGGGGTGGCCAAGTACCTGGAGGGGGCGTGGCGGGGGGAGGCGGGGGAGGTCGGGCCCGCGGGCCGGGCGCTGCTGGCGCGGCGCATGCGGGAGGGGACGCTGATCTCGCTGGAGGAGATGAGCCCCTCCGTGGCGAAGCTGCCCTCGGCCGAGGACACGGCCCTGGCCTTCGCCGAGGTGGGCACCATGATGGCGTTCCTGGTGCAGCAGCGGGGGCCGGACGCCCTGCAGCGCCTGGTGGAGGGCATCGGGGACGGGCTGGGGGACCGGGAGGCCCTCGCGGCCGTGTGGGGCGGGCCGTTCGACGCCTTCGACCGGGCCTGGCGGGAGTGGGTGGAGGCGCAGGGGTTCTCGGAGGACCCGGTGGAGGTGCTTGGGCTGCACCTGGCGGATCGGGGGGGCGAGGGGGAGGAGCCCTCGGACGCTCCCGATCCCCAGGCCCGGGACTACCTGCGGCTGGGCGACCTGCTCCGGGGCAAGGGGCGGATGGCGGCGGCCGCGGTGGAGTACGAGAAGGCCTACGCGTCCGCGCCCCGGGCCCCTGGCGTGGCGTCGCGCCACGTGCTGGGGCTCTTGACCCGGGGCCGGTTCGACGAGGCCGTGTCCGTGGCGGACCAGGCCCTGCGCCTCTACCCGGACCTGGCGGTCCTGTGGTACCGAAAGGCCCTGGCCCTGTGGGAGCTGGACCGGCCCGGCGAGGCCCTGGACGCCCTGGACGAGGTGCTGGAGATCAACCCCTTCCACCTGCCCACCCGCCGGCTGAGGGCCCAGGTGCTCGATCGGCTCGGGCGGCCCGACGCGGCCCGGGCCGAGGCCGAGGTGGTGGCGCTGCTGGAAGGGGGCCCCGCCGAGCCACGGCCGCACGGCCGAGTGACCCGGCGCTCCACGAGGCCCCTGCGGGGCAGAGACTAG
- a CDS encoding AAA family ATPase: protein MHTQPAPVEGSDIQWVAEAARARDAVRSEIAKVIVGQREVVDLLLVSLFSQGHGLFIGVPGLAKTLLVHTLADTLALEFKRVQFTPDLMPSDITGTEVLEEDRSTGRREFRFLPGPVFTHILLADEINRASPKTQAALLQAMQEGKVTVAGQDHPLPRPFLVYATQNPVEQEGTYPLPEAQLDRFLFSIEVDYPDADEEVEVVRRTTAGPPEPVAKVLTPEQIARLQDLVPRIPVPDVTLAYAVRLVRATRPGPEAPRAVNEFVAWGAGPRAAQHLISGAKARAMLDGRFAAGPDDVTALVGPVLKHRIVTNFRAEAQGVGVTEILDEVVRFVPRA from the coding sequence ATGCATACCCAGCCCGCCCCTGTGGAGGGGAGTGACATTCAGTGGGTCGCCGAGGCGGCCCGGGCGCGGGACGCCGTGCGCTCCGAGATCGCCAAGGTCATCGTGGGCCAGCGGGAGGTGGTGGACCTGCTGCTGGTGAGCCTGTTCAGCCAGGGGCACGGTCTGTTCATCGGGGTGCCCGGGCTGGCCAAGACCCTGCTGGTCCACACCCTGGCCGACACCCTGGCCCTGGAGTTCAAGCGGGTCCAGTTCACACCCGACCTGATGCCCAGCGACATCACGGGCACCGAGGTGCTGGAGGAGGACCGGTCCACCGGGAGGCGGGAGTTTCGGTTCCTGCCGGGCCCGGTGTTCACGCACATCCTGCTGGCCGACGAGATCAACCGGGCCTCCCCCAAGACCCAGGCGGCCCTGCTCCAGGCCATGCAGGAGGGCAAGGTCACGGTGGCCGGCCAGGACCACCCCTTGCCCCGGCCGTTCCTGGTGTACGCCACCCAGAACCCGGTGGAGCAGGAGGGCACCTATCCCCTCCCCGAGGCCCAGCTCGACCGGTTCCTGTTCTCCATCGAGGTGGATTATCCCGACGCGGACGAGGAGGTGGAGGTGGTCCGCCGCACCACGGCCGGGCCTCCCGAGCCGGTGGCCAAGGTGCTGACCCCCGAGCAGATCGCCCGCCTCCAGGACCTGGTTCCCCGGATCCCCGTGCCCGACGTTACCCTGGCCTATGCGGTCCGGCTCGTGCGGGCCACGAGGCCGGGCCCCGAGGCCCCCCGGGCGGTCAACGAGTTCGTGGCCTGGGGGGCCGGCCCACGGGCGGCCCAGCACCTGATCTCGGGGGCCAAGGCCCGGGCCATGCTCGACGGCCGGTTCGCGGCCGGGCCCGACGACGTCACCGCCCTGGTGGGGCCCGTGCTCAAGCACCGGATCGTGACCAACTTCCGGGCCGAGGCCCAGGGCGTGGGCGTGACGGAGATCCTGGACGAGGTGGTGAGGTTCGTCCCCCGTGCTTGA
- a CDS encoding DUF58 domain-containing protein — protein MLDRADLYDAGLVARLSRWGVPGPPSPYPQRGVHRSSRRGVSLEFSEHTEYAAGDDLRHLDWRVYAKTDRFYVKRYEDERLQRAVLVVDASGSMAYGAEAGEVRGTKYHTAARWAVAVAACLLRQGDTVGLVLMGGQGAPPALSPRGGIAHLSALIEALAGTRPHGRAGLGGVCSALADRLGRSAAVFVFSDLLDPEDEDLEPLRLLRARGLAPRVVHLLHPDELDLPFEDPTRFRDLEGPAERVLDPLAVRRAYREEIRSFLDRVSRKALAQGVPYAFVPTHGDPAPALAGLVRTARRGGWTS, from the coding sequence GTGCTTGACCGGGCCGACCTGTACGACGCCGGTCTGGTGGCCCGGTTGAGCCGGTGGGGGGTGCCGGGGCCGCCCAGCCCCTACCCCCAGCGGGGGGTGCACCGGAGCTCCCGCCGAGGGGTGAGCCTGGAGTTCTCGGAGCACACCGAGTACGCGGCCGGCGACGACCTGCGCCACCTGGACTGGCGGGTGTACGCGAAGACCGACCGGTTCTACGTCAAGCGTTACGAGGACGAGCGCCTCCAACGGGCGGTCTTGGTGGTGGACGCGAGCGGGTCCATGGCCTACGGGGCCGAGGCGGGGGAGGTGCGGGGAACCAAGTACCACACGGCCGCCCGCTGGGCCGTGGCCGTGGCCGCCTGCCTGCTGCGGCAGGGGGACACGGTGGGGCTGGTGCTGATGGGGGGGCAGGGAGCCCCGCCGGCCCTCTCGCCCCGGGGCGGCATCGCCCACCTCTCGGCCCTGATCGAGGCCCTGGCCGGCACCCGTCCCCACGGCCGGGCCGGGTTGGGCGGGGTGTGCTCCGCCCTGGCCGACCGGCTCGGCCGATCGGCCGCGGTGTTCGTGTTCTCCGATCTCCTGGACCCTGAGGACGAGGACCTCGAGCCCCTGCGCCTGCTGCGGGCCCGGGGCCTTGCGCCCCGCGTGGTCCACCTCCTCCATCCGGACGAGCTGGATCTCCCCTTCGAGGACCCCACCCGGTTCCGGGACCTGGAGGGCCCGGCCGAGCGGGTCCTGGATCCGTTGGCGGTGCGGCGGGCCTACCGGGAGGAGATCCGGTCGTTCCTGGACCGGGTGTCCCGAAAGGCCCTGGCCCAGGGGGTGCCGTACGCCTTCGTCCCCACCCACGGGGACCCGGCCCCGGCCCTGGCCGGGCTGGTCCGAACGGCGAGGAGGGGCGGTTGGACTTCCTGA
- a CDS encoding vWA domain-containing protein, translated as MDFLRPWFLWGLAAAALPVLLHLLGRRRVRTVPVGTLRFLERAAARAQARWRIRRWLLLLARMLALASLTLLYAGPGCTTGGDGRGPSGWVLVLDTSPSMAAVRDGRSALDRARQALLAVVDRAGPQDRFWFLGTSARDEIQGPMDPAGARQALEAARVRAGAHDLGRALAAARAAAGGDQGAVIVVASDLQARAWPRQPVRWDGPRVPMFLVDCGWPDPVNVWIGRVAETPEGLDVGVGRVGTDATVTLRLVEPSRPARKAFVEPGRAGARFSREARPGVVELTVAPGGELAWDDRLRLPSRRSGTPRVLLVNGDPQGFELRDELLFVRKALAPDGALAGRFRVSEVRQSDLRPGDLEGVEVILAANPRPFSEDLVRALAERVAGGATLVVSAGSHLVPGTDFGPLLPAPLRDRVEVPAEDPSRPPYETLDPAGFGGFMDVFQDPGRGDLAATKVRRYWVLDIRSADGVRVLARLSGGAPVMLERRRGRGRLIFVGTTLDRDGADLCLQAGFVPWLERLVLYGAGRLRPRVPPVVQAGVPLDLPYPGTVTIEGPDGFRVLWAPGDPAPVPEAVGLYRVVTQAGTEDRFFARIDPAESDLARLEPAEAARRLGEGTVWVRPGRGLPLTGRGLPGRVDASAWAAGVVLGALLAEALLSGRWRGWAGRRRVDRGA; from the coding sequence TTGGACTTCCTGAGACCGTGGTTCCTGTGGGGGCTCGCGGCCGCGGCGCTGCCGGTGCTCCTGCACCTGCTGGGCCGGCGGAGGGTGCGCACCGTGCCCGTGGGCACCCTCCGGTTCCTTGAACGGGCGGCGGCCCGGGCCCAGGCCCGTTGGAGGATTCGGCGGTGGCTGCTGCTGCTCGCCCGGATGCTCGCCCTCGCCAGCCTGACCCTCCTCTACGCGGGACCGGGGTGCACCACCGGAGGCGACGGCCGGGGGCCGTCGGGGTGGGTCCTGGTCCTCGACACCTCCCCCAGCATGGCCGCGGTACGGGACGGTCGTTCGGCCCTGGACCGGGCGCGGCAGGCCCTGCTGGCCGTGGTGGACCGGGCCGGGCCCCAGGATCGGTTCTGGTTCCTCGGCACCTCGGCCCGGGACGAGATCCAGGGCCCCATGGATCCGGCCGGGGCCCGCCAGGCCCTGGAGGCGGCCCGGGTGCGGGCCGGTGCCCACGACCTGGGTCGGGCCCTCGCGGCGGCCCGGGCCGCGGCCGGGGGCGATCAGGGGGCCGTGATCGTGGTGGCCTCGGACCTCCAGGCCCGGGCCTGGCCCCGACAGCCGGTGCGGTGGGACGGGCCTCGGGTTCCGATGTTCCTGGTGGACTGCGGATGGCCCGACCCCGTGAACGTGTGGATCGGCCGGGTGGCCGAGACCCCGGAGGGGCTGGACGTGGGGGTGGGACGGGTGGGCACCGATGCCACGGTCACCCTTCGGCTGGTCGAGCCGAGTCGGCCGGCCCGCAAGGCGTTCGTGGAGCCCGGCCGGGCCGGGGCCCGGTTCTCCCGCGAGGCCCGGCCGGGCGTTGTGGAGCTGACGGTGGCGCCGGGGGGCGAGCTGGCGTGGGACGACCGGCTCCGGCTGCCCTCGCGCCGGAGCGGAACGCCCCGGGTGCTCCTGGTCAACGGCGACCCCCAGGGGTTCGAGCTGCGCGACGAGCTCCTGTTCGTACGCAAGGCCCTCGCGCCCGACGGCGCGCTGGCCGGCCGGTTTCGGGTGAGCGAGGTGCGGCAGTCCGACCTGCGGCCCGGCGACCTGGAGGGGGTGGAGGTGATCCTGGCCGCGAACCCCCGGCCGTTCTCCGAGGACCTCGTCCGGGCCCTGGCGGAGCGGGTGGCCGGCGGCGCCACCCTGGTGGTGTCCGCGGGGTCCCACCTCGTGCCGGGCACGGACTTCGGCCCGCTGTTGCCGGCCCCGCTCCGCGACCGGGTGGAGGTTCCGGCCGAGGACCCCTCGCGGCCGCCCTACGAGACCCTGGATCCGGCCGGGTTCGGGGGGTTCATGGACGTGTTCCAGGATCCCGGCCGGGGTGATCTGGCGGCCACCAAGGTCCGTCGTTACTGGGTCCTGGACATCCGGTCCGCCGACGGGGTGCGGGTGCTGGCCCGGCTGTCGGGAGGGGCGCCGGTGATGCTGGAGCGCCGCCGGGGCCGCGGCCGCCTGATCTTCGTGGGCACCACCCTGGACCGAGACGGGGCGGACCTGTGCCTCCAGGCCGGGTTCGTTCCGTGGTTGGAACGGCTGGTCCTCTACGGCGCGGGTCGGCTGCGGCCCCGGGTGCCCCCGGTGGTGCAAGCCGGGGTTCCCCTGGACCTGCCCTATCCGGGCACGGTCACCATCGAGGGTCCGGACGGGTTCCGGGTGCTGTGGGCCCCGGGAGACCCCGCCCCGGTGCCCGAGGCGGTGGGGCTGTATCGGGTGGTAACCCAGGCCGGGACCGAGGACCGGTTCTTCGCCCGCATCGATCCTGCCGAGTCGGACCTGGCCCGGCTGGAGCCGGCCGAGGCGGCCCGGCGCCTGGGAGAGGGTACCGTGTGGGTGCGGCCCGGCCGGGGACTGCCGCTGACCGGCCGGGGGCTGCCCGGCCGGGTCGACGCCTCGGCCTGGGCCGCCGGGGTCGTGCTGGGGGCGCTGCTGGCCGAGGCCCTGCTCTCCGGTCGGTGGCGGGGCTGGGCGGGCCGGAGGAGGGTGGATCGTGGCGCGTGA
- a CDS encoding DUF4159 domain-containing protein translates to MARDPGLWTRRRFLAALGAAALGPGLARGYGLRSYFTWTQLRYPGAWDPNPRAAGRFLRELARRTSVEPAGRRRVLDPGDPALFELPFLYVAGRFGPPELGPAGEEALARYLEHGGFVLFDDATGVADSGFAEGVEDLLGRVMPGRPLTPLPADHTVYQSFYLLSGAPGRVLVRPFLYGVDREDLTPAVLSVNDLSGAWDADPVAGFTHPCVPGGERQRELAFRLGVNLVLYALTGNYKKDQVHIPFILKRRQRR, encoded by the coding sequence GTGGCGCGTGACCCGGGCCTGTGGACCCGCCGGCGGTTCCTTGCCGCGCTGGGGGCGGCGGCGCTGGGGCCCGGTCTGGCCCGGGGATACGGGCTCCGGTCCTACTTCACCTGGACCCAGCTGCGGTACCCGGGGGCCTGGGACCCCAACCCCCGGGCGGCCGGCCGGTTTCTGCGGGAGCTCGCCCGACGCACCAGCGTGGAGCCCGCGGGTCGCCGGCGGGTGCTCGACCCGGGTGACCCGGCGCTGTTCGAACTGCCGTTCCTGTACGTGGCGGGCCGGTTCGGGCCGCCGGAGCTCGGCCCGGCCGGCGAGGAAGCCTTGGCCCGCTACCTGGAGCACGGGGGGTTCGTGCTGTTCGACGACGCCACCGGGGTGGCGGACTCGGGGTTTGCCGAAGGGGTGGAGGATCTGCTCGGTCGGGTGATGCCGGGCCGCCCCCTGACCCCCCTGCCGGCCGACCACACGGTGTACCAGAGCTTCTACCTCCTGTCCGGAGCGCCGGGGCGGGTCTTGGTAAGGCCGTTTCTTTATGGTGTGGATCGTGAAGACCTGACCCCGGCCGTGCTCAGCGTGAACGACCTGTCCGGCGCCTGGGATGCGGACCCCGTGGCCGGGTTCACCCACCCCTGTGTGCCCGGCGGGGAGCGTCAGCGGGAGCTGGCGTTCCGGCTGGGGGTGAACCTGGTGCTCTACGCGCTCACCGGCAACTACAAGAAGGACCAGGTCCACATCCCCTTCATCCTGAAGCGGAGGCAGCGAAGGTGA